One window of Sphingobacteriales bacterium genomic DNA carries:
- a CDS encoding FixH family protein, protein MYISWGWKIVILYCSFVAMMLFMVFLSVRENIDLVADNYYEQDLKYETQIQKIKNTKSLQNDISLNYEADKKLLVFEYPNLEEKLQGNITFFRPSDRKLDFETPIDADSTNKQSISASNLKSGLWRVKIEWSTGKTPFYTEHTVFID, encoded by the coding sequence ATGTATATCTCCTGGGGTTGGAAAATAGTCATTCTTTATTGCTCGTTTGTCGCTATGATGTTATTTATGGTTTTTTTGTCGGTAAGGGAAAACATTGATCTGGTTGCTGATAATTACTACGAACAAGATTTGAAATATGAAACTCAAATACAGAAGATAAAAAACACCAAAAGTTTACAGAACGATATTTCTTTAAATTATGAGGCCGACAAAAAACTTTTAGTATTTGAATACCCCAATTTAGAGGAAAAATTGCAGGGGAATATCACTTTTTTCAGACCTTCGGACCGAAAACTTGATTTTGAAACACCGATTGACGCAGACAGTACCAATAAGCAAAGCATAAGTGCTTCCAATCTGAAAAGTGGATTGTGGAGGGTTAAAATAGAATGGTCAACAGGGAAAACGCCGTTTTATACAGAGCATACTGTTTTTATTGATTGA
- a CDS encoding sulfite exporter TauE/SafE family protein gives MYLWTAFTLGLLGSFHCIGMCGPIALALPFRSPGKFQTIANVLIYNVGRVLTYSFLGALLGIAGKGIALSGYQQALSIVLGILLLLMAVFSVNLDYWVQRIGVVRQFTTYIKQKLSGLLRSNGTLTLLGIGILNGFLPCGFVYIGLAAALTTSGVLNGAIFMALFGLGTIPMMLSASLAGNLMSLNVRRKLQNALPVIMIFFAALFILRGLNLGIPYISPKMGKNPTENVKCH, from the coding sequence ATGTACCTTTGGACAGCATTTACATTGGGTTTGTTGGGCAGTTTTCACTGTATTGGGATGTGTGGTCCAATTGCTTTGGCTTTGCCTTTCAGAAGTCCGGGCAAATTTCAAACAATAGCTAATGTTTTGATTTACAATGTCGGCAGAGTATTGACGTATAGCTTTTTAGGAGCTTTATTAGGAATTGCCGGAAAAGGGATTGCGCTTTCGGGCTATCAACAGGCACTTTCAATAGTTTTGGGAATACTTCTTTTGTTGATGGCTGTTTTTTCAGTTAATTTAGATTACTGGGTACAAAGAATAGGTGTAGTCCGACAGTTCACCACCTATATCAAACAAAAATTATCCGGTTTGCTGCGTTCAAACGGAACGCTTACCCTTTTAGGTATTGGAATTTTAAATGGATTTTTACCTTGCGGTTTTGTATATATCGGTTTGGCCGCCGCCCTTACAACTTCCGGAGTTTTAAATGGTGCTATTTTTATGGCATTATTTGGTTTGGGAACAATTCCAATGATGCTATCTGCTTCGTTGGCAGGCAATTTGATGAGCTTGAATGTCCGCCGAAAATTGCAAAACGCACTTCCGGTTATCATGATATTTTTTGCTGCCTTATTTATCCTTCGGGGACTAAACCTTGGGATTCCCTATATCAGCCCCAAAATGGGTAAAAATCCGACAGAAAACGTAAAATGTCATTAA
- a CDS encoding OmpA family protein produces the protein MKKTVFTIVFAGILGLVHLSLKFPETQIQDHKLQFTFNIEPVTLNLTGAQFAPAFFKNGVVFGNSKNYRQENSGVSPAGFSSLLYFAEMNSDHSLKSPQKIKGKGLVGFETSAAFFSPNGTDVILTRTKDKTGKTNETTQGLFFASMKSDIEVGDLEAFAHNFSHFDVKQAALSPDGSMLFFVSDLQGGVGGTDLYICYKIGSNWSRPENLGSKVNSIYNESFPFMTDDGTLFFSSAGFDNQTDGTDIFYTRKYAGEWLHPVKLPAPVNSAKDDFGFIIKSDSYGIGYGYFTSNRNDQTRLFSFKSTILKNEPEVSEELDGFITQSQNNNEAEYSYQSQAVGHEALLNGIVGMNKLFFPQGKWTIVPETGRELEKLVFYMNQNPRLSISIGVHTDSRGDDEANLQLSTKRANAIQTFLLSREISTSRVTALGYGETQLQNYCRNGMNCSDEMHEQNNRVEIKATPESVYAVNWGAANYSGYTANGQTVSYDVPVARDIDLQGADRGKLFYKVTIGPYDRIDNRVFYECRQIDHTLNFEDTPSGKFIVLGPFDNMQEAYRSKSYLEMRGISKAKVNNISEPALTRFQPVSKELFDESSTDATFQIFVGPFKHVDNNTYHRFANLGTPIHIEYSPKGMMIVLGPYKTMNEVEQYKELVKERVSSNKTKVVVYNDDEPVEEKQQKNRFRLFSKK, from the coding sequence ATGAAAAAAACAGTATTTACAATAGTTTTTGCGGGTATTTTGGGTTTAGTACATCTCAGTTTAAAGTTTCCTGAAACCCAAATTCAAGATCATAAACTTCAGTTTACCTTCAACATAGAGCCGGTTACATTAAATCTTACCGGTGCTCAATTTGCTCCTGCTTTCTTTAAAAACGGAGTGGTTTTCGGCAACAGTAAAAACTACCGTCAGGAAAATAGCGGAGTTTCACCTGCCGGATTTTCTTCCTTATTGTATTTTGCCGAAATGAACAGCGATCATTCTTTGAAATCGCCTCAAAAAATAAAAGGTAAAGGTTTGGTCGGATTTGAAACTTCAGCAGCTTTTTTTAGCCCGAACGGTACTGATGTTATTTTAACAAGGACAAAAGACAAAACCGGAAAGACGAATGAAACCACGCAAGGCTTGTTTTTTGCTTCCATGAAATCTGACATTGAAGTGGGTGACTTAGAAGCATTTGCTCATAATTTCAGCCATTTTGATGTAAAACAGGCTGCCTTATCGCCCGATGGCAGTATGTTGTTTTTTGTTTCAGATTTACAAGGGGGCGTTGGAGGAACTGATTTGTATATTTGTTACAAAATTGGCAGCAATTGGAGCCGTCCTGAAAATTTGGGCAGCAAAGTCAACAGTATATACAACGAGAGTTTCCCTTTTATGACTGACGACGGAACCCTCTTTTTTTCTTCCGCCGGATTTGACAATCAGACAGACGGAACCGACATTTTTTATACCCGTAAATATGCAGGAGAATGGTTACATCCGGTTAAACTTCCTGCTCCGGTTAATTCAGCAAAAGATGATTTTGGATTTATTATTAAATCCGATTCTTATGGTATTGGTTATGGTTATTTTACCTCAAACCGCAACGATCAAACCCGCCTTTTTTCATTCAAATCTACTATTCTCAAAAATGAACCTGAAGTATCTGAAGAATTAGATGGGTTCATTACACAATCACAAAATAATAACGAAGCTGAATATTCTTACCAATCTCAAGCTGTCGGACATGAAGCCCTTCTCAATGGTATTGTTGGGATGAACAAATTGTTTTTCCCGCAAGGAAAATGGACAATTGTTCCGGAAACCGGAAGGGAGTTAGAAAAGTTGGTTTTCTATATGAATCAAAACCCGCGATTGAGCATTTCAATTGGTGTTCATACCGATTCGAGGGGAGATGATGAAGCCAATCTTCAGTTAAGTACCAAACGTGCCAATGCAATTCAAACCTTTCTCCTTTCGCGCGAAATCAGTACTTCCCGTGTTACGGCATTGGGGTATGGCGAAACCCAATTGCAAAACTATTGCCGCAATGGAATGAACTGTAGTGATGAAATGCACGAACAAAATAACCGGGTAGAAATTAAAGCTACTCCCGAAAGTGTTTATGCCGTAAATTGGGGTGCTGCGAATTATTCCGGTTATACCGCAAATGGTCAAACTGTTAGTTATGATGTGCCTGTTGCAAGAGATATTGATTTACAAGGAGCAGACAGGGGAAAATTATTTTACAAAGTTACAATCGGACCTTATGATCGTATAGACAACCGGGTTTTCTATGAATGTCGTCAAATAGACCACACTCTAAATTTTGAAGATACTCCTTCCGGTAAATTTATTGTTTTAGGTCCATTCGACAATATGCAGGAGGCCTATAGGAGCAAGTCTTATCTTGAAATGCGAGGCATTTCAAAAGCCAAAGTTAATAATATCAGCGAACCTGCTCTTACTCGTTTCCAACCTGTTTCCAAAGAACTGTTTGATGAAAGTTCAACTGATGCTACTTTCCAAATTTTTGTGGGACCTTTTAAACATGTGGACAATAACACTTATCACAGGTTTGCCAACTTAGGAACCCCGATTCACATTGAATACTCCCCAAAAGGGATGATGATTGTATTAGGCCCTTACAAAACTATGAATGAAGTTGAACAATATAAAGAATTGGTGAAAGAACGGGTGTCTTCAAACAAAACCAAAGTTGTAGTTTATAACGACGATGAACCGGTTGAAGAAAAACAACAGAAAAACCGATTCAGGTTATTCTCCAAAAAATAA
- a CDS encoding 4-hydroxy-tetrahydrodipicolinate synthase, giving the protein MSAKIEIKGLGVALATPFLKNGDIDFAGLERLIEYQIQNGVNYLVSLGTTGESVTLDDHEKQAVLDFTIKTVNRRIPVVAGFGGNDTRKVIHQIQDYHFNGVDAILSVCPYYNRPNQEGLYQHFKAIAEIAPRPVIVYNVPSRTACNLDASTTIRLAKDCPNIIGIKEASGNLTQCSQIIKYKGRKDFYVISGDDFITLPGIACGMDGVISVIGNAFPAEFSALVRAALEDDFKTARKMHYRLLTVMELLFADGSPGGVKYALHVLGICGYTLRLPLVPPNMQVRESLTKEMTLLLQPAEQGSIGQ; this is encoded by the coding sequence ATGAGCGCTAAAATAGAAATTAAAGGATTGGGAGTGGCTTTAGCTACCCCGTTTTTAAAAAACGGCGATATTGACTTCGCCGGATTAGAACGCCTGATTGAATACCAGATACAAAACGGGGTCAACTATTTAGTATCTTTAGGTACAACCGGAGAATCTGTTACTTTGGACGACCACGAAAAACAAGCCGTACTCGACTTTACCATAAAAACCGTGAATCGGCGCATCCCTGTTGTTGCAGGTTTTGGAGGAAACGATACCCGAAAAGTAATCCATCAAATTCAGGATTACCATTTCAACGGAGTTGACGCTATTCTCTCGGTATGCCCCTATTACAACCGTCCAAATCAGGAAGGGCTATATCAGCATTTTAAAGCAATTGCCGAAATTGCGCCAAGACCGGTTATCGTTTACAATGTTCCAAGCCGTACCGCCTGCAATCTGGATGCATCTACTACCATTCGTCTGGCAAAAGACTGCCCGAATATTATTGGTATTAAAGAGGCTTCCGGGAACCTGACCCAATGTTCTCAGATTATTAAATACAAAGGGCGAAAAGACTTTTATGTTATCTCGGGCGATGATTTTATCACTTTGCCCGGCATAGCCTGCGGAATGGATGGGGTAATTTCAGTGATTGGTAATGCCTTCCCTGCTGAATTCAGCGCATTAGTAAGGGCTGCGTTGGAAGACGATTTCAAAACTGCCCGGAAAATGCACTACCGGCTACTTACAGTCATGGAACTCCTGTTTGCCGATGGAAGTCCGGGTGGTGTTAAATATGCCCTCCATGTATTGGGAATTTGTGGCTATACTTTAAGGCTTCCGCTCGTTCCGCCCAATATGCAGGTTCGTGAATCTTTGACCAAAGAAATGACTCTGTTGCTGCAACCGGCAGAACAAGGAAGCATCGGTCAATAA
- a CDS encoding succinate dehydrogenase/fumarate reductase iron-sulfur subunit, which produces MKFTLKVWRQKNSQDNGQFETYHIEEIDNEMSFLEMMDVLNQQLIKDKKDPVAFDHDCREGICGMCSMVINGHPHGHQKATTTCQLHMRSFKDGDTIVIEPWRAKAFPVLRDLAVDRSALDHIIQAGGFISVNTGSAPEANSVPVPQDMAEMAMDAAECIGCGACVAACKNSSAMLFLSAKVSHLALLPQGKPERKKRVISMLKAHDDAGFGSCTNTGACEAYCPKSISITNIARLNREFLSAALSSEEAL; this is translated from the coding sequence ATGAAATTTACGCTTAAAGTCTGGAGACAAAAAAATTCGCAGGATAACGGACAATTTGAAACGTACCATATAGAAGAAATTGATAACGAAATGTCGTTTTTAGAAATGATGGATGTGCTGAATCAGCAACTCATCAAAGATAAAAAAGACCCTGTTGCTTTTGACCACGATTGTCGGGAAGGTATTTGCGGAATGTGTAGCATGGTAATCAACGGACATCCGCATGGACACCAAAAAGCAACCACTACTTGTCAATTGCATATGAGAAGTTTTAAAGACGGTGATACCATTGTCATCGAACCATGGAGGGCAAAAGCATTTCCTGTGTTGAGAGATTTAGCAGTTGACCGAAGTGCATTGGACCATATTATTCAGGCCGGGGGTTTTATTTCGGTCAATACCGGTAGTGCTCCGGAAGCGAATTCTGTTCCTGTTCCGCAAGATATGGCAGAAATGGCGATGGACGCTGCTGAATGTATTGGTTGTGGCGCTTGTGTGGCTGCTTGTAAAAATTCATCGGCTATGCTGTTCTTAAGTGCTAAAGTCTCACATTTAGCCTTGTTGCCACAAGGAAAACCTGAACGCAAAAAGCGTGTAATCAGCATGTTGAAAGCACATGATGATGCCGGTTTTGGTAGTTGTACCAATACAGGAGCTTGTGAAGCCTATTGCCCAAAAAGCATTTCAATCACCAATATTGCGCGGCTAAACAGAGAATTTTTATCTGCAGCACTCTCTTCGGAAGAAGCGCTTTGA
- a CDS encoding succinate dehydrogenase cytochrome b subunit, with protein sequence MGHFFSSSFGRKLVMSLTGLFLCLFLAVHMTGNLQLLKSDGGEAFNKYAYFMTHFGPIKIVSYITYFFILLHAVDGLVLAFKNRQSRPVKYAATPKGSSWASRNMAVLGTVILVFLVIHLKSFWFEFKFGTSTPMVTYDGVEYKNLYAIVVAAFSQWWYVLLYLVSLLALSYHLIHGFQSAFQTLGINHKKYTPIIKALGWIFSIGVTLGFAVQPVYLYPDFDS encoded by the coding sequence ATGGGGCACTTTTTCAGTTCATCATTTGGTCGCAAATTGGTCATGAGTCTTACCGGTTTGTTTCTATGTCTTTTTTTGGCAGTACACATGACCGGCAATTTGCAGTTGTTAAAATCAGATGGAGGGGAAGCCTTCAACAAGTATGCTTATTTCATGACTCATTTTGGCCCGATAAAAATCGTCTCATACATCACTTATTTCTTTATCCTTCTTCATGCCGTTGACGGTTTGGTGCTTGCTTTTAAAAACAGGCAGTCAAGGCCCGTAAAATACGCCGCCACTCCTAAAGGCAGTTCCTGGGCAAGCCGCAATATGGCGGTTTTAGGCACCGTAATTTTGGTATTTCTGGTGATTCATCTCAAAAGCTTTTGGTTTGAATTCAAATTTGGAACTTCTACCCCTATGGTAACCTATGATGGTGTGGAATATAAGAATTTGTATGCCATAGTGGTAGCAGCATTTTCACAGTGGTGGTATGTTTTGCTTTACTTAGTCTCGCTGCTTGCTTTGAGCTATCACCTGATTCACGGTTTTCAGAGTGCATTTCAAACACTTGGAATCAACCATAAAAAATATACCCCAATCATCAAGGCATTAGGTTGGATTTTTTCCATCGGTGTAACTTTAGGTTTTGCAGTTCAACCGGTTTACCTTTATCCTGACTTTGACAGTTAA
- a CDS encoding DUF2147 domain-containing protein, translated as MKQNFTIGIAFFLACCTTLSLLSAITLNSADKVIGKWLNEEQDGAVEIFKKGDSFYGKLIWLKKGPNTLDEKNPDASKQKLKLLGKEILQNFTYTADSKLWQNGTIYDPKSGKTYSCKMWLNDNGSLSIRGYIGFSFIGRTTVWTRPSSSHPVNL; from the coding sequence ATGAAACAAAATTTTACTATCGGGATTGCTTTTTTTTTGGCTTGTTGTACTACGTTGTCTCTCTTGTCGGCTATTACATTAAATTCCGCCGATAAGGTAATCGGAAAATGGCTGAACGAAGAACAAGATGGAGCAGTAGAAATTTTTAAAAAAGGAGACTCCTTTTATGGTAAACTTATCTGGCTAAAGAAAGGTCCGAACACTCTGGATGAGAAGAACCCGGATGCTTCCAAACAAAAATTAAAATTGCTCGGCAAAGAAATTCTCCAAAATTTCACCTATACCGCTGACAGCAAACTATGGCAAAACGGGACCATTTATGATCCTAAATCCGGTAAAACTTATAGTTGTAAAATGTGGCTGAATGATAATGGCTCATTGTCCATCAGGGGTTATATCGGTTTTTCTTTTATTGGAAGAACAACCGTTTGGACCCGTCCTTCTTCCAGCCATCCGGTAAATCTTTAA
- a CDS encoding acetyl-CoA carboxylase carboxyltransferase subunit alpha has translation MQFLDFEKQIAELHERIEKVKEIGGTEGVDISKTLDELTIKLAEVKQQVYSNLTPWQRVQLSRHPERPYSLFYINEMATNFTELHGDRLVGDDKAIVGGFANLNGRTVMFIGHQKGTDTKSRQYRNFGMANPEGYRKALRLMKLAEKFSKPVICLIDTPGAFPGIEAEERGQAEAIARNLFEMSKLKVPIVCVIIGEGASGGALGIGVGDRILMLENTWYSVISPESCSSILWRSWEHKEKAAQQLHLTANDMLYFKLVDEIVEEPLGGAHRDSQNMAKILKERILKNLKDLDQLSPAGRVAQRIEKFTAMGKFEEV, from the coding sequence ATGCAGTTTTTAGATTTTGAAAAACAAATAGCCGAGCTACATGAAAGAATTGAAAAAGTAAAGGAGATAGGAGGTACGGAAGGGGTAGATATTTCAAAAACGCTTGATGAACTCACCATCAAATTGGCAGAGGTAAAACAACAAGTGTACAGTAACCTGACTCCCTGGCAAAGGGTGCAATTATCCCGACATCCTGAACGTCCCTATTCTTTATTTTATATCAACGAAATGGCAACTAATTTTACCGAGTTGCATGGAGATCGCTTGGTTGGAGACGACAAAGCAATTGTAGGCGGATTTGCCAATCTAAATGGAAGAACTGTGATGTTTATCGGACATCAGAAAGGAACAGACACCAAAAGCCGTCAGTATCGCAATTTTGGAATGGCAAATCCTGAAGGATATCGAAAGGCTCTCCGGTTGATGAAATTGGCTGAAAAGTTTTCAAAACCGGTTATTTGTCTTATAGATACTCCCGGCGCTTTCCCCGGCATAGAAGCTGAAGAAAGAGGGCAGGCAGAAGCAATTGCCCGCAATCTGTTTGAAATGAGTAAGCTGAAAGTCCCTATTGTTTGTGTCATTATTGGAGAAGGTGCATCAGGTGGTGCTTTAGGCATTGGCGTTGGCGATCGGATTTTGATGCTCGAAAACACCTGGTATTCTGTAATTTCTCCCGAATCATGTTCATCAATTCTTTGGCGAAGTTGGGAACACAAAGAAAAAGCAGCCCAACAATTACACCTGACTGCCAACGATATGCTTTACTTTAAATTAGTGGACGAAATCGTCGAAGAACCACTTGGTGGCGCTCACAGAGATTCTCAAAACATGGCTAAAATTCTCAAAGAAAGAATCCTCAAAAACCTTAAAGATCTCGACCAATTAAGCCCGGCAGGAAGAGTGGCTCAACGGATTGAAAAATTTACCGCAATGGGCAAATTTGAAGAAGTTTAA
- a CDS encoding fumarate reductase/succinate dehydrogenase flavoprotein subunit, which produces MKLDSKIPAGRLEEKWENYRSKCKLVSPANKRRLDVIVIGSGLAGASAAATLGELGYKVKCFCFQDSPRRAHSIAAQGGINAAKNYQNDGDSIYRLFYDTIKGGDYRSREANVHRLAEVSVQIIDQCVAQGVPFAREYGGLLANRSFGGVQVSRTFYARGQTGQQLLLGAYSALSRQIASGSVKMYNRHEMLDVVVIDGKARGIIARNLITGKLERHGAHAVVLASGGYGNVFFLSTNAMGSNVTAAWKAHRKGALFANPCFTQIHPTCIPVTGGYQSKLTLMSESLRNDGRVWVPKKKEDRLKPPQQIPEEDRDYYLERMYPAFGNLVPRDIASRAAKVVCDEGRGVVKSGYAVYLDFSDAIKRLGKSVIASRYGNLFDMYQRITDDNPYETPMKIFPAVHYTMGGLWVDYDLSTNIPGLYAIGEANFSDHGANRLGASALMQGLADGYFVLPVTIAQFLADEIRTPSVNTDHKAFEEAEAQVSEQLERLLNIKGNKSVDDYHQALGKIMWDKCGMARNKQGLLKARKEIQDLRDEFWQNVYVPGTQLEFNSELEKAGRLADYFELGELMVIDALNREESCGGHFREEFTDNGEALRDDENFNFVSAWEFTGTGNDPVLHREALVYENVKPSTRSYK; this is translated from the coding sequence ATGAAATTAGATTCCAAAATTCCTGCCGGAAGGTTAGAAGAAAAATGGGAAAATTACCGCTCTAAATGCAAATTGGTTTCTCCGGCCAACAAACGCCGGTTGGATGTCATTGTTATCGGTTCCGGGCTTGCAGGTGCCTCTGCTGCTGCAACCTTAGGCGAGTTGGGATATAAGGTAAAATGTTTTTGTTTTCAGGATTCTCCGCGAAGGGCGCATAGTATTGCAGCACAGGGAGGTATCAACGCCGCAAAAAATTATCAAAATGACGGCGACAGTATTTACCGGTTGTTTTATGACACGATTAAAGGAGGAGATTACCGTTCAAGAGAAGCCAATGTTCACCGTCTTGCTGAGGTCAGTGTTCAGATTATTGACCAGTGCGTTGCACAAGGTGTCCCTTTTGCCCGTGAATATGGTGGACTTTTAGCCAACCGCTCTTTCGGAGGCGTTCAGGTTTCGCGAACATTTTATGCTCGCGGTCAAACCGGACAACAATTATTGTTGGGTGCATACAGTGCCCTTAGCCGTCAGATTGCAAGCGGTTCCGTCAAAATGTATAACCGGCATGAAATGCTCGATGTCGTGGTCATTGACGGTAAAGCCCGCGGAATCATTGCCCGAAACCTCATTACCGGAAAACTGGAACGACATGGTGCTCATGCTGTTGTTTTAGCCTCAGGTGGCTATGGCAATGTTTTCTTTTTATCTACTAATGCCATGGGCAGTAATGTAACTGCTGCCTGGAAGGCACATCGCAAAGGTGCTCTTTTTGCCAATCCATGTTTTACACAAATTCACCCCACTTGCATTCCCGTTACAGGGGGCTATCAGTCCAAACTGACTTTAATGAGCGAAAGTTTGCGAAACGACGGGCGAGTTTGGGTGCCTAAAAAGAAAGAAGACCGACTTAAACCCCCTCAACAGATACCCGAAGAAGACCGCGATTATTATTTGGAGCGCATGTATCCTGCTTTTGGCAATTTAGTGCCCCGCGACATTGCTTCACGAGCCGCCAAAGTAGTTTGTGATGAAGGGCGCGGTGTGGTCAAATCGGGCTATGCTGTTTATCTCGACTTTTCCGATGCTATTAAACGGTTGGGCAAATCTGTCATTGCTTCTCGATATGGCAATCTTTTCGACATGTATCAAAGAATAACTGACGACAACCCTTATGAAACCCCGATGAAAATTTTTCCTGCTGTTCATTATACAATGGGAGGTTTATGGGTAGATTATGATCTCAGTACTAATATTCCGGGTTTGTATGCGATTGGCGAAGCCAATTTTTCCGATCATGGTGCAAACCGTTTAGGTGCCTCTGCTTTGATGCAAGGTTTGGCAGACGGATATTTTGTGTTGCCTGTTACCATTGCTCAGTTTTTGGCCGATGAAATCCGCACTCCTTCGGTCAATACGGATCATAAAGCATTTGAGGAAGCTGAGGCTCAAGTCAGCGAGCAACTCGAACGACTGCTCAATATAAAAGGAAATAAATCGGTGGATGACTATCATCAGGCTTTGGGAAAAATCATGTGGGACAAATGCGGAATGGCGCGAAACAAACAGGGATTGCTCAAAGCACGAAAAGAAATACAGGATTTAAGGGATGAATTCTGGCAAAACGTATATGTTCCCGGCACTCAGCTCGAATTTAACTCTGAACTGGAAAAAGCAGGAAGATTAGCCGATTACTTCGAACTTGGAGAACTCATGGTGATTGATGCCCTGAACCGGGAAGAATCTTGCGGAGGACACTTCAGAGAGGAATTTACCGATAACGGCGAAGCCTTGCGCGATGACGAAAACTTTAACTTTGTTTCAGCATGGGAGTTTACCGGAACCGGCAACGACCCTGTATTGCACCGCGAAGCTTTGGTTTACGAAAACGTAAAACCAAGTACCCGAAGCTACAAATAA